A region of Paenibacillus sp. JNUCC-31 DNA encodes the following proteins:
- a CDS encoding Cof-type HAD-IIB family hydrolase yields MSTTNRNIVFIDIDGTLVDDDGNIPLSAQTACKQARENGHLLYLCTGRSKAEIYDSIWDVGFDGLIGAGGGYVEFGKEVLYHKRVTAEDVRHMVDFFNEHQIDFYLESNSALYASSHLQSHLERRIYGDVENDPAARAKKEQKPHPFITGLTYGEVDLYKDDVNKVCFLESPVVPFDRIKQEFEGKFEVIQCTVPIFGEGSGELMIPGIHKAIAIADLLEHLGMSRKDTLAIGDGMNDAEMLEFCNVGIAMGNAKPGLKAIADDITGTIEEDGLYHSFVKYGLIES; encoded by the coding sequence ATGAGCACAACGAATCGAAATATTGTTTTTATAGATATTGATGGAACGCTGGTAGACGATGACGGCAACATTCCGTTATCCGCACAGACTGCTTGTAAACAGGCGCGAGAGAACGGACATTTGCTCTATTTATGTACAGGCAGATCCAAGGCAGAGATATATGATTCCATATGGGATGTAGGTTTCGACGGTCTGATTGGTGCGGGTGGCGGCTATGTGGAGTTTGGCAAAGAAGTGCTCTATCACAAAAGGGTAACGGCTGAGGATGTTCGGCATATGGTCGATTTCTTCAATGAACACCAGATTGACTTCTACCTGGAATCCAATTCGGCCTTATATGCAAGTAGCCATCTTCAATCTCATCTGGAACGTCGGATCTATGGCGATGTGGAGAATGATCCCGCTGCCAGAGCGAAGAAAGAACAAAAGCCGCATCCATTTATTACCGGATTGACGTATGGCGAAGTTGATTTATACAAGGATGACGTGAACAAGGTTTGTTTTCTGGAAAGTCCGGTTGTTCCATTTGATCGGATCAAGCAGGAGTTTGAAGGCAAATTCGAAGTGATTCAGTGCACGGTGCCGATCTTTGGTGAGGGAAGTGGTGAGCTGATGATTCCGGGTATTCACAAGGCCATTGCTATCGCAGATTTGTTGGAACATCTGGGGATGTCGCGTAAAGATACACTCGCCATCGGGGACGGCATGAATGATGCCGAGATGCTGGAGTTTTGCAACGTAGGGATTGCGATGGGCAATGCGAAGCCAGGTCTAAAAGCCATTGCGGATGATATTACGGGAACAATTGAAGAGGATGGATTATACCACAGTTTTGTGAAGTATGGATTAATTGAGTCCTAA
- the fabD gene encoding ACP S-malonyltransferase produces MSNVALLFPGQGSQMIGMGKSFWDHFEVAKNRFEEASDAISFDLRKLCFEGSLNDLTLTMNAQPALLTVSVIAFQVYMQEIGVEPTMLAGHSLGEYSALVCAGVLSFHDAIKLVRQRGIIMNNADPNQQGTMAAISHIKLETLQKICEEVSTQKRPACVACVNSDQQFVISGHRQSIQQIIKMTESMGTSHSYLNVSGPYHSPMMQIAGEQFKAELDQKQYKQAKYQVISNVTATPYQPDRPVVDYLSMQMTMPVRWLESMLYMLEHGITEVIELGPKNVLARLMNKITKRIVPYSLNQPSDLLLLTNTNERKNKLLTMRKHILSEMMVTALISRNYNKDSISYTQTVEPLFLKLQRVKEQVDNGYELSEEDINLSIQICHSILTAKQISKDKTALIDAI; encoded by the coding sequence ATGAGTAATGTAGCTCTGTTGTTTCCTGGACAAGGTTCTCAGATGATTGGGATGGGGAAGAGTTTTTGGGACCATTTTGAAGTAGCTAAGAATCGATTTGAAGAAGCCAGCGACGCCATTTCTTTTGATTTAAGAAAGTTGTGTTTTGAGGGCAGCTTGAATGATTTGACATTGACTATGAATGCTCAGCCTGCCCTCTTGACTGTTAGTGTCATTGCCTTTCAAGTTTACATGCAAGAAATAGGGGTGGAACCCACTATGTTGGCAGGTCATAGTTTAGGAGAATACTCGGCTCTTGTATGTGCTGGTGTTCTTTCTTTCCATGACGCCATTAAACTTGTGAGGCAAAGAGGCATTATTATGAACAATGCAGATCCGAATCAGCAGGGTACTATGGCAGCCATATCTCATATTAAATTGGAAACACTTCAAAAAATATGTGAAGAAGTCTCAACGCAGAAACGCCCGGCATGTGTGGCCTGTGTCAATTCTGACCAGCAATTTGTCATTTCAGGACATCGTCAATCCATACAACAAATCATAAAAATGACGGAATCAATGGGGACTTCACATTCGTATTTGAACGTTAGTGGTCCTTATCATTCTCCGATGATGCAAATTGCAGGAGAGCAATTTAAAGCAGAATTAGATCAAAAACAATATAAACAAGCTAAATATCAAGTTATTTCAAATGTTACAGCAACACCGTATCAGCCTGATCGACCCGTCGTTGATTACTTAAGTATGCAAATGACTATGCCTGTAAGATGGTTAGAGTCTATGCTGTATATGCTTGAACATGGGATTACAGAAGTGATCGAATTGGGGCCTAAAAATGTTTTAGCACGTCTGATGAATAAAATAACGAAAAGGATTGTACCGTATTCATTAAATCAGCCTTCTGATCTACTCCTGCTTACGAATACAAATGAAAGAAAGAATAAGTTGTTAACTATGCGTAAACATATATTATCTGAAATGATGGTGACCGCACTTATTTCACGGAACTATAACAAAGATTCCATATCTTATACCCAAACGGTAGAACCCTTATTTCTAAAATTACAAAGGGTGAAAGAACAAGTAGACAACGGATATGAACTTAGTGAAGAAGATATAAATCTTTCCATTCAGATCTGTCATTCCATTCTCACTGCAAAACAAATTTCAAAGGATAAAACTGCTTTGATTGATGCAATCTAG